The stretch of DNA CGAATGGCGGGAAGCGGGCTGCAGCATGTGCCTGGCGATGAACGCCGACGTCCTGCAACCGGGAGAACGATGCGCCTCGACCAGCAACCGGAACTTCGAAGGGCGCCAGGGGGCCGGTGGACGGACTCATCTGGTCTCGCCGGCGATGGCCGTGGCCGCCGCCGTCGAAGGACATTTCGTCGATATCCGTCACTGGTCATAAGCCAGCACACATTCCGCAACTGACAACGGCACGATAGCGTCGGCCCCCGTCAGCCGCGAAGCAGAAGAGGACACCTATGGACGCATTCACAACTTTGACAGGCCTGGTCGCTCCGTTGGACCGGCTCAATGTCGACACCGATCAGATCATTCCGAAACAGTTTTTAAAGACCATCAAGCGAACCGGCCTGCGGGAAGGACTGTTTTACGATTGGCGGCGGCGGAAGGATGGCTCGCAGGATCCCGCCTTCTTCCTCAACCAGCCCCGCTATCACAACGCCACGATGCTGCTGGCGCGCGACAACTTCGGCTGCGGATCATCACGCGAACACGCGCCATGGGCGCTGCTCGACCAAGGGTTTCGTTGCGTCCTCGCCCCGAGCTTCGCGGATATTTTCTACAACAACTGCTTTCAAAACGGTATTCTCCCCGTGGTGCTGACAGGACCTCAAATCCAAACCCTGTTCGAAGGCGTCACAGACCGCGAAGGCTATCAGCTGACGGTCGACCTGGCGGCGCAACAAGTCACGGCGCCGGACGGCGCGACCTACCATTTCGAGATCGATCCGTTCCGAAAAGATTGTCTGTACCGAGGATTGGACGCGATCGGCCTCACGCTCCAACAGGCCGGTCACATCACGGAATATGAACAACGCCGTCGTACACAAGCCCCCTGGCTGTTTCAAGACGTGCGCTAACCATCGGGAAAGGAGCGCCCTATGACGTGGTGGGAAACCATTCTGTTTCCTGTGGCCTGGCTGTGGAGACCGAAACTTCTCTTCACGTTGCTCTTTTTCGGCGGCGCCGCCTATCTCTTGGTCATCTTCAATTGGAGCTACTCCGACGGAGATCGCGCGGGCTATCTCCAAAAGCTGTCTCGAAAGGGATGGGTGTGCAAAACGCAGGAGGGCGAGCTGGCCATGACAACCGTGCCTGGCGTGGCCCCGCTCTTATGGACGTTTACGGTGTGGGATGAGGGCGTAGCCAAGAAACTCGATGGGCAAATGGGTAAACGAGTGGTCCTCCATTACAAAGAGTACCGGTATCTTCCCACCACCTGTTTCGGAGAGACGACCTACTTCGTGGATCGCGTCGAGATCTTGGACTAACCGTGGCCGTTCGCGAGTCGCTAGAGCCACTTCTTCTGCTTGAAAAAATACAGCATGGCCATTCCGGTGGTCGCCATGACGCCGAGTACGGCCGGATATCCCCAGGGTGATTTCAATTCCGGCATGTGCTCGAAATTCATCCCGTAGATACTCGCGATAAAACTGAGCGGCATGAAAATCGTCGTGATGATCGTCAGCACTTTCATGACGCCGTTCAAGCGATAACTCACGCTGGATAAATACACTTCCATCATGGACGACACCATTTCACGCAACGTCTCGATCGTATCGCCGATCTGAATGATGTGGTCATAGACATCGCGGAAAAAGACCTTCGTCGACCCCTGCAGAAATTGCCCGTCCGAACGCGACAAATTGTTCATAACATCCCGGAGCGGCCAGACGGAGCGACGCAGAAACAGCAGTTGCCGCTTGAGGCCGTGGATATCGCGCAATGTCTCTGGGCCGGGGTTTGTGACGCACAAATCCTGGAGCGCCTCAATTCGTTCACCCAGCGTCTCCAGAATGACGAAATACCGGTCCACAATCGAATCCATCAGCGCGTACAAGAGATAATCCGCGCCGGCATGACGTAACCGGCCTTTTCCGTTCCGCAACCGCTCTTTCACACCTTGAAAGACATCCCCGCCGTTCTCTTGAAAGGACAGGAGAAAGTTCTCACTGAATACCAGACTGACCTGCTCGACGTTGATGTCTCCCTCCCGGTCCCCTTCATACAGCATCTTGAGCACGACATACCCGTATGAGCCATAGTCGTCGAGTTTCGGGCGTTGGTCGGTATTCGCGATATCTTCCAGCAGCAAGGGATGGAGGCCGAACATTTTCCCGAAGGTCTCCAGCACATCCATCTTGTGGATGCCACCGACGTCCACCCATCGAACCGTCGGCTCCCCGGTCATCACGATCTCGTCCGGCTTCGACACCGTCCGCTCTTGGAACTGTCCCTCGCCGTATTCGTACACCGAGATCGTGACCGTCTCGGACTTTTTTTCACCGATATGGACCAGTGTGCCGGGCGGCAAGCCCGCCTTGCGGGAATGTTTGTGCTTCAGCTTCATCGCTCTGCCAGCTTGTACGCGGAACAGGCAAGAGGGTCAAGAGCGGACTCGGCGCCAAGCCACTCCGGACTTTGCTCCCGAACCAAGACCTGGTACGGTAAAGACATACAACCACCACCTTTCCCTAGGAACCGGGAGCTCGCATGACGATGGATCGTGAACTCAGCATCTTGTCGGAAGCCCTGAGGCAAGCCGGGCGTGAAGCACTCCGATTCGCGGCCATCGGATTCGACACCTACACCAAGCCGGATCGGTCACCCGTCACCTCTGCCGACCTGGCGGTCAATCAGATCCTGCGAGACAGCTTGTCGTCGGCGTTTCCTGAAGACGGATGGTTGTCCGAGGAAACAGAGGATACCGAGGAGCGACTCAGCAGGGACCGCGTCTGGATTGTCGATCCGATCGACGGAACGCGCTCATTTGTGCGGGGCCTGCCTGAGTTTTGCCTGTCAGTGGCCCTGGTTGAGCATGGCGTGCCGGTCGTCGCAGCGATCTTCAATCCGGCCACCGGTGAGTGTTTTTCGGCCATTCGCGGACGCGGCATTCGCATCGACCGCCAGTCCGATGCCGGCCAGCCTCCGTTTACTCCCCCTGAGCGGCCACTTGCCCTTGTGAATCCATGGGAACACCGGGTCGGCCGCTTCCGGACCCTTGAGCCCCATCTACATTGCCGTCCGATCGGATCGATTGCCTATGCCCTCGCGTTAGTCGCCGCCGGGCAGGCCGATGCCGCCGTGACGTTGGACGGGGGCAATGAGTGGGACATCGCCGCCGGCGTTCTGTTGATCGAAGAAAGCGGAGGGCGCGCCACCACGGCCACAGGCCATCCGTTTACGTTTAACCGCGCCGATCCCAGGGTGACAGGCACGTTGGCCATCGGTACAGCCCTGACCTCGCCGGCGCGCACACACCTGATGCAACTCAGTGCCGAGCGTACCGCTCTTCGCACCCCCCTCCCTTGACCCTTTCAACCGCGATCGCTTCTCTGTACGATGTCCGCCTGGCAGACACCATGGAGGTTTCCCATGAACGTGGCCTTGTTAGGCACAGGGTTGCTGGGGCAGGCGGTGGCGGAACGGCTGCATGCTACCGGTCATCACCTATCGGCCTATAATCGTACTCCTGAAAAAACCCTGGCGCTGCAGCAACAGGGTATTCACATCGCCTTAACGGCGGGAGAAGCGATCGCCGCTACAGACGTGGTCGTCCTCATGCTGGCAGACGCGACGGCCATTCGTGCCGTGCTGCTCGATCCCTCAACCAGCCAGGCACTTCGCAATCGCACGATCATTCAAATGGGGACAATCGGTCCGTCGGAAAGTGGTTCGATCGGAGAAGACATCGAGCGCTTGGGGGGACAATACCTGGAAGCGCCGGTGCTAGGAAGCATCGCCGAAGCCAAATCGGGCACCCTCCTGATCATGGTCGGAGCGACTCCGGAGCAGTTTGTCACCTGGTCACCGCTCCTGCATGCCCTCAGTTCGGACGTGCGCCTGATCGGCCCGGTGGGAAAAGCCGCCGTGATGAAGCTCGCGCTGAATCAACTCATTGCCGCAGAAACGGCGGCCTTCGCCCTGAGTCTTGGACTGGTTCGTCGAGGCGGGGTGGAGGTGGATACCTTTATGGCCGTGTTGCGAAAAAGCGCCCTCTATGCGCCGACGTTCGAGAAGAAGTTGCCTCGACTCGCGGAACGCAACTATGCCCGGCCAAACTTTTCGACCCGACACCTGTTGAAAGATGTGGAGTTAACCCTTGCCGCCGCAGACACCGCACAGCTCTCCCCAGGCGGACTCCCGGGGGTCCGATCACTGCTCCTCGACACCATTGCCATGGGGCTAGGCGATGTGGACTACTCAGCGCTCTATGAACGGGTAGATCCTGCAACGAGTGGGTCACCGGATAACCTAGGACAGTAGGTCACTGCACTGCTAGGGAGAGGAAGGCGCGGAGCGTGATCCTTGGTTCTCAACGATCGATTGCACCTTCAGCACGTGAAACCGCCCTCCGGGATTGGTTGGAGCAGTATCACCCTCGATGCGTGTATACCACCAGCGACCTTCGCCTTCTGAATAGTCGGACGATAAGGTGATCTCAAATCCCCCTTCCCGATTATTCTCTCGTTGAGCCCAGGCCCCCGTCCAGTGGCGGTCGGACAAGATGTCAGTTCGAAACCGCCCATCCTTAAAATCGTAAAAGCCATTGCCGAATTGGTCCAACCTCAACGGCACCACCATCCCGCTTTCTTCGTATTCCCATTCTCCTGCAAGAACCGCATGCTCCGCCCGATGCAAGGAGATTTCCCCCGACGAGGGCTCCGGCCAGGTCGCTTCTGGTGGCCGTGACGCATGACCACACCCTTGCAGCGCCAGCGCCACAAGACCGATCGACATGAATGCCAAATTTGTAGACTTGATCGCGTGAATCCCAGGTCTGTCCATATACGCTCTTCCTTCGGTGCTTTCTCGGAACAAAAAACATATCACGCAAACTCACTTGCCTCAAGTCTCTGACGCATTTTGGCTCATTTCAACCACTCATCGGTCGCGTCCAAACTTGCAACAGACAGCACGGCAATACGGACGTCGAGCTGGTCGTCGGCAGATCTCGCCCCAGCCCTCCCTGACGTAGAACGTATGTATGAATCCTAGGGGCCTCAAGGTCGAATCCCGTTGACCGATAAAGAGAAGGTAGGAAAGGCTTGCCTGGCACACTGCGCCGGCACAAACGGGTTCTGTAGACCGATGCCCAAGAGCACCCACGAACCATCTGACCGCAGACGAAATTGATCGCACGATGAGTACCGCTCCGTTCCCCGACAACGAACCCCAACGGATCGAAGCCCTCATGCGGTATGAGATCCTCGATACCGATCCGGAAACGAACTTTGATGATCTCGTGCAGCTGGCCGCGGGGCTCTGCGAAACGCCGATCGCGCTGATCAGCCTGGTTGATCCACTGCGGCAATGGTTCAAGGCGAAGGTGGGAATCGCGACCTGTGAGACCTCGCGCGATCTGGCATTCTGCGCCCATGCCATCCTCCAGCGCGATATCCTGGAAGTCCCGGATGCACTCGAAGACGAACGGTTTGCAACCAACCCCCTCGTGACAGGAGAGCCCTTCATTCGGTTTTACGCCGGCGCGCCACTCATCAGCACGGAAGGGTATAGCCTCGGCACGCTGTGCGTGATCGATCGGACACCTCGTCATCTGACGACGAACCAGCGGCAGACCCTGGCCATCCTCGGACGGCAAGTCCTCAGTCAGCTTGAGTTACGCTTGCGGAATCTTCAACTGGCGAGAACCCTGGCCGCCCAAAAACAATTCGAAGCGCTCCACACACGGATACTCTTCGCCTTTGACCACGCCATGGAGGGGATCGCCCTCCTGGATCAATCCGGGCGCTACGCCTACATGAACCGAGCGCATGCGAACATCTACGGCTACGACACCGCCGAACTGATCGGGAAATCGTGGAAACATCTCTACGCACCCGAATGGACCGCGAAGATCGAGACCGTATTCTTCCCTCTCCTCATGAAATCGGGGCATTGGCATGGGGAAACGACCGGCATGAAGAAGCTGGGAGACAGTATCTCCACTGAAGTCTCCTTCGTCCTCCTCCCTACCCAAGACAATCAAGAGGTGTGGCTCCTCTGCACCTGCCGAGATCAAACAATACAGAAGGCGGCTCGGGATAAGATTCTCGACACCCAAGCGCGGCTCCAGGCAGTACTCGATTCCGCCACAGAAATCGCCATCATCGCAATGAACCCTGAAGGCCTTATTACCGTATTCAACCGCGGGGCGGAATGGATGCTTGCCTATGAAGCGTACGAGATGGTGGGAAAACAATCGCCACTCGTGCTGCATCGTCCCTCCGAACTGGAGTCCCGCGCACAGGAGTTGTCGAGCCGGTTCGGCTGTCCCATCGAAGGATTCGACATTTTAGTCGAAGAAGTCCGGCGTGACGCATATGAGGAACGGGAATGGACCTACGTCCGGAAGGACGGCCAGCCGATTCCCGTCACCCTCTTGATCACCGCCATGTGGGATGCCTTTGGTAACATCACCGGCTATCTCGCAATTGCCAGGGATCTGACCCAAACCAAACAGGCGGAAGCCGCCCTGCGCAGGAGCGAGGAACGCTATCAGGTCGCCGTCCGCGGGTCGAGCGACGGCATTTGGGATTGGAACATCCTGACGAACGAGCTGTATGTCTCACCGCGCTACAAAGAACTCCTCGGGTACGACGACCACGATACCGACCACGTCTTCAGCAGCCTGTCGTCCCGCCGGCATCCGGACGACGAGCGTAGCATCGCGGCTGCAGTGGCCGCGCATCTGAGCGAACGGACGCCCTACGACGCGGAGTACCGGTTGCGCACAAAGTCGAATGAGTACCGCTGGTTTCGCGCGCGGGGACAGGCGATGTGGAACGCCCAGGGGCAAGCGGTCCGCATGGCGGGATCAATCACCGATATCACCGACCGCAAGGCCGCGGAAACCGCCCTGGCGGATGCCGCCTCAGAGCTGGCGCGTCGAAACACAGAACTGCAACAGGCGCGGGACCATGCCCTGGCGGCCACGAAAGCCAAGAGTGAGTTTCTGGCCTCCATGAGCCACGAGATCCGAACACCGATGAATGCGATTGTCGGGATGGCCGACCTGCTTCAAGAAACCTCCCTCTCAGCGGTGCAACAGGAATATGTCAATCGATTCAGCCGCGCGACCAGCAGTCTATTGGAACTGATTAACGACATCCTGGACTTGTCAAAAATCGAAGCCGGGCACTTGGAACTGGAATCGATTCCGTTCGACCTGCATGATCTGATCGACAGAACCGCGGAGTCGATGGCCGTCCGCGCCCATGCCAAGGGCATCCACTTGATTGCGTTCGTCCACCCAGACGCTCCCATCTCACTCATCGGCGATCCCACCCGCCTGAGGCAGGTCCTGATCAACCTAGTCGGCAACGCGATCAAATTTACAGAACACGGAGAAGTCGTGGTCCGGGTGGAACCCATCCTTGATCAGACGCTGTCGAAGTCCCTTCGCTTCTCCATTTCGGATACCGGCATCGGCATCCCGAGCGAAAAGATCGGCTCCATTTTCGAGAGCTTTACGCAGGTCGACTCCTCCACCACCCGCAAGTATGGCGGAACCGGTCTCGGGCTGAGCATTTCAAAACGCATCGTGGCGTTGATGGGGGGACGGCTCACGGTCGAGAGCCAGCTCGGGAAGGGGAGCACCTTCTCCTTCGTGCTGCGCTGCGAAACACCGCTGTCCGAACCCATGGCGGCACCGCCCTCGACGTCGCTCCAAGGACATCGGATTCTCGTGGTGGACGGCAATCACACCCAGCGAACGATGATGCGAGAGCATTTATCCAGACTCGGCGCGCTGATTGTCGAATCACCGGATGGAGCCACGGCGTTGATCGCCCTTGATGCGGCCGGACAACGGGCCCAACCGATCGACCTGGTCATCATCGACGATCGCCTCCTGGACCAGCATGGGGTGGAACTCGCAAAAGCCATCCGCGCCAGACCTGACGGCGCCGCGCTGCCGTTGGTGATTCACACCGCGGAAGTGCAGCGGAATGCCGTGCGCCGGAGCGACGAATTGGAGAACGTCATGTATCTGTATAAGCCACTCAGCCGCGCACGTTTACTCGACTCGGTCACCCTTGCGCTGGAACAGCAGCCAACCACCCCTCCGCCTCCTGCAACGACGCCTGTTCACCCCGAGCCAGCCGACCACGCTCCGCTGTCCATCCTCCTAGTCGAAGACCTGGAAGACAACCGCAAGTTGATCGCCTTGTTCCTGCAGGGAACGCCGTATCAATTAGACATCGCGGAGAACGGGGCCATCGCGGTCGAAAAGTTTCAAGCGGGCCGATATGACCTGGTGTTGATGGATATTCAGATGCCGGTCATGGACGGATATCAGGCCACGAGCGCCATTCGAGCCTGGGAACAGAGTCAGAAGCGGGACGCCACGCCGATCATTGCCCTGACAGCCCACGCGTTCAAAGAAGATATCGACAAAAGCCAAGACGCCGGCTGTAACGCGCACCTCACGAAACCCATTAGGAAGAAGACGTTCCTGGAGGCCATTCGACAGCACGCCCGACGGCGTGAGCCCCGCGCGGCATAGGGGCCCTGGACGGAGGTCATTTCGAGTGGAGAAGACACGCAATCAGATGGAAGGCCAGAAGAAAGACTTTCGGCTGTGGCTTGGACTCATCCCGATCGCGCTGATCGTCTGGCTGATGCTCGGAACCATCGACACGCAAATGCGAGTGAGTCTCATCGGTGGACCGGATGTTCAACGGTACGATCCCGCCTCAATCACACGTGCCTTCAAGGGAGCAACGACGCTCGGCATCCCCTTCCTGACAATGACCCAGGGCACCGTCATCGCAATCCTCACGTTTTTCCTCGCCCCCTCCATGATAGGCGGGGACCAGGCCACAACCATCATTCGGACCTGGGAAGTAGACGGGCAGCGGGCTCGAAGACCGATTGTGGCATTGACGGCCAATGCATTTGGGGAAGAAATCGAAAAAAGCCTCTTGGCAGGATGTGATGCACACCTGACCAAACCCATCAAAAAACAGACCTTGTTGACAGCACTCGTTCAGGCGAAAACACCGACCGTCGCACCCGGGCAGCATGACGCATAGGAGCACACAGCCCCACTGATGAAACAGATCTGGCAACATGGAGCCCTCGCCTCGAGTAAATGGTTCACCCGACTGATCCTGGTCGTGGCGTTGCTTCCATTGCTCGTCGGAGGAATCGTGCTCTGGCACGTTGAAACACGTCTGGTCGCCGATGCAGGGCAGAACGTGGCCACCGTGGCGGCCGAGAGCGCCAACAAGCTTGATATGATCGTGCACGAACGGATCAATAGCATCACGTTACTCTCGCATGCGCCCGTCCTCTCTACGCAAAACCGCAAAAAAATCCAACCGATTCTTCGAGCGTTGCTAGATCTCGCACCGGAGTTCAGTTGGGTCGCCCTCACCGATGCGACGGGACGCGTGATTGCAGCCACCGAAGACTCCCTGATCGGGAAGGATTTTGGTCGCAATGCGGCCTTCCTCTCGCTACGCAACGGCGCCCAAACCGCCGTCGAGGATGCCGTCATGAGCCCTGACGATCACGGCCAGTTCGCAATGACGATGATGGCGCGCGTCAACGGCCCGGCTGGCGAGTGGAAAGGCGGAGTGATCGCCCGGATCGGTGTGCCCACCCTCGAAGACGTGCTCACCCAAAGCGTGATGGCACTGCAAACCTTGTGGGGAAATGCCGTACACCTGGAGTACCAGCTTATCAACCATCGTGGCGACCTGATCGCGGATTCGTTCCTGCGCGAGGAGGGGCAGCATAACCTGAGACAGATGGGGGTCCCTTCAGCACAACTGACCGATATCAGCTCCTCCGGCTTTGTCGAGGAGTGGTATCCTCGCCGCAAGACGCAGGTGATTACCGGTTATGCTCGCACGCAGGGGTACGATGACGAAGGGCGGCTGTACTGGAGCATTCTGGTACGAGCGGACCGTCACGACATCCTCGCACCGATCCTCACCAGCATTCTCATTATTGGGCTCGCCGGTGCTCTCGTCATTGCCTCGCTGATCGCCGTACTCCTCTGGAGCACCATCAGCCTGAAACGCGCCTGGCTTCAAACTCAACACGAACACCGCCGGACCTTGGCGGCCGAAGCGCGATTCCTCAAAGTACTCGACGCGTCTCCGGACGCGTTTGTCATGGCGGATGATGCCGGACGCATCGTCTACGTCAATCGCGTCGTCGAATCCACCTTCGGCTACCGGCCCGACGAACTGGTCGGCTGGCCGGTGGAGACCCTGATGCCGGAACGATATCAGCGCGCCCATCCGACTCAACCCCGCCAGGACACAGCGGCCCCCTACACCCGACCCACGAGTGACAACGACGACCTGATCGGGCAACACAAGGATGGGCACGAATTCCCCATCTTAATCAGCCTCAGCTCCGTTGACATGGAAGACGGTTGCTACGCGCTGTCGGCGATCCGTGATATCTCCCTGTTGAAGCAGGCGCAAGAAGAGCGCGAACGGCTGGGTCGTAACATCAGACTGCTGCTCGACTCCACGGCTGAAGGCCTCTGCGGCATGGACCTTCACGGTCGCTGCACCTTTGTGAATCCGGCAGGAGCAGAATTGTTGGGTCACACCCCGGACGAACTGCTAGGTCAGCCTCTGCATGCTCTCATCCACCATTCCCATACGGATGGTTCACCCTGTCCTGAAGAGCGCTGTGCATTGACCCAAGTCTACCGGACCGGAAAAGGCTGCCGATTGGACGATGACGGGTTATGGCGCAAGGATCGGTCTCTGTTCTCGGCGGAAATCGACGCCCGCCCGGTGTATGAGGCCGGCCTCCTGTCGGGCGCCGTCATCGCCTTTACCGATATTTCTGAACGGAAACACACGGAACTGGCACTCGCGACCGCAGCCGCCATTCTGAAGGAGCGGAACGCAGAGCTGTTGGACGCCCGCGACCAGGCCTGGGCCGCCACGAAAGCAAAGAGCGAATTTCTCGCCTCCATGAGTCATGAAATCCGCACGCCGATGAATGCGATCATCGGGATGGCAGACTTGTTGAAAGAAACCACGCTGACCGTCGATCAACGCCACTATGTTGACCGGTTTTCTCACGCCGCCGATGCCTTGCTGGAACTCATCAACGATATCCTCGATCTCTCCAAGATTGAGGCCGGCCACCTGAATCTGGAGACGATCCCGCTTGACCTCCGCGACGTCATCGAGAGTACCGCTGAACTCCTCGCCGGACGCGCACATGCCAAGGGATTGGAGCTGATCGCCTACATTGGCCCGAATGTGCCACCCTGGGTTTCGGGAGACCCCACACGGCTCCGACAGATCCTGATCAATCTCCTCGGCAACGCCATCAAGTTCACCGAGTCTGGTAGCATCACGGTGACGGTGCAGTCATTTCCCACCCTAGTTGATTCCGGCAGCCTTCACTTCACCGTGACGGATACCGGCATCGGCATCCCCGAAGACAAGATCCAGGCGATCTTCGAAAACTTTACTCAAGTCGACTCGTCGACCACACGCAAGTATGGGGGAACCGGCTTGGGGCTTGGCATCAGCAAACGACTTGTCGGCATGATGGGTGGCACCATCTGGGTCGACAGTGCACTCGGAGCCGGCAGCACATTCCACTTTACGGCACAACTGCCTACCTGTCTGCCACAGGAGTCCTGTCCAGACAGTTCGCCTCTCCCAAGTTTCGCATTGGCCGGACGGCGTATTCTCATCGCGGACGACCACGAGATCAACCGTCTGGTCGTGCGAGAGCATTTGTCGGAGTTCGGGGCCGAGGTGGATGAAGCATCCGACGGCACCTCGGCATTGGACAGGCTTCGGCAGGCCGCCACGCAGGGGGGACAGTACGACCTCGTGCTGCTCGATAGCCATATGCCCGGCCTCACCGGCCTCCAGCTCGCGGCGGCGCTCCAAACCGACGCCCAACTCAGGTCCATACCGGTCATTTTGCTCACCTCCGAGGTGCGACTTCCCGACACACTCCAGTTGAACACCGTCGGGGTCCGAGCTTTTATAGCGAAACCAATCCGACGCACCCCGCTTCTCAAAGTAGCCCTGCGTACCATCGAGCAGGAGGGCGTCACTGATCTTCCGATGAAGCTCCCAGCACCGGATGCGCCGGACACCTCACTGGCCAGCCCCTTACGCATCCTGCTCGTAGAGGACCTCGAAGATAACCGTAACCTGATGGCGTTGTTCCTCAAAGATCTGCCCTACATTCTCGAGACGGCAGAAAATGGCCTGCAAGCCGTAGAGAAATTCAAGCTGAGCCACTACGATTTGATCCTGATGGATATTCAAATGCCGGAGATGGACGGATATGAGGCCACCACCGCGATTCGGCAGTGGGAAACCGATGCGCATCGAGTGCCGACACCGATCGTCGCTCTTACGGCCAATGCCTTTCAGGAGGAGCTCGAAAAGAGCTTGGCTGCCGGCTGTACCGCACATCTGACCAAACCGATCAAGAAGCGTACCTTGCTCGAAGCCATTCACCGGTATGGAATCCTCAGATCACGAAAGGACGCAGCCTGATGAGTGACAGCACGCCTGCATCTTCGGACCTCGGGTCCGGACCGATTATCGTTCATGTGGATGCATCCTTTGAACCATTGATCCCCAAATTCATGGCCAACCGGAAGAAAGAGCTCACAACGATGACGGCGGCCGTGGACCAAGGCGATTTCGAAACGGTCCGAAAGGTGGCCCACGGCATGAAGGGGGTCAGCGGCAGTTATGGCTTTCAGGCCATGACCGTCATCGCCACTCGACTTGAACAAGCCGCCAAGACCACGGACGAACAATCCATTCGTACCGACCTCCCGGTCTTGGGGTCATACTTGGAACGTGTCGAAATCGTGTACGAAGAATAACGACCGGTTGACGAGCCTGATGGGACGGCTCCGAGCGGACATCGAGAGGAAGAGCACATGACTCCTACAATCCTCAGTATCGAAGATGAGCAGGACACCTCGGCACTGCTGAAAAGCGTGCTGGAGCGCGACGGCTATCACGTCGTTCACGCCG from Nitrospira sp. encodes:
- a CDS encoding PAS domain S-box protein, encoding MSTAPFPDNEPQRIEALMRYEILDTDPETNFDDLVQLAAGLCETPIALISLVDPLRQWFKAKVGIATCETSRDLAFCAHAILQRDILEVPDALEDERFATNPLVTGEPFIRFYAGAPLISTEGYSLGTLCVIDRTPRHLTTNQRQTLAILGRQVLSQLELRLRNLQLARTLAAQKQFEALHTRILFAFDHAMEGIALLDQSGRYAYMNRAHANIYGYDTAELIGKSWKHLYAPEWTAKIETVFFPLLMKSGHWHGETTGMKKLGDSISTEVSFVLLPTQDNQEVWLLCTCRDQTIQKAARDKILDTQARLQAVLDSATEIAIIAMNPEGLITVFNRGAEWMLAYEAYEMVGKQSPLVLHRPSELESRAQELSSRFGCPIEGFDILVEEVRRDAYEEREWTYVRKDGQPIPVTLLITAMWDAFGNITGYLAIARDLTQTKQAEAALRRSEERYQVAVRGSSDGIWDWNILTNELYVSPRYKELLGYDDHDTDHVFSSLSSRRHPDDERSIAAAVAAHLSERTPYDAEYRLRTKSNEYRWFRARGQAMWNAQGQAVRMAGSITDITDRKAAETALADAASELARRNTELQQARDHALAATKAKSEFLASMSHEIRTPMNAIVGMADLLQETSLSAVQQEYVNRFSRATSSLLELINDILDLSKIEAGHLELESIPFDLHDLIDRTAESMAVRAHAKGIHLIAFVHPDAPISLIGDPTRLRQVLINLVGNAIKFTEHGEVVVRVEPILDQTLSKSLRFSISDTGIGIPSEKIGSIFESFTQVDSSTTRKYGGTGLGLSISKRIVALMGGRLTVESQLGKGSTFSFVLRCETPLSEPMAAPPSTSLQGHRILVVDGNHTQRTMMREHLSRLGALIVESPDGATALIALDAAGQRAQPIDLVIIDDRLLDQHGVELAKAIRARPDGAALPLVIHTAEVQRNAVRRSDELENVMYLYKPLSRARLLDSVTLALEQQPTTPPPPATTPVHPEPADHAPLSILLVEDLEDNRKLIALFLQGTPYQLDIAENGAIAVEKFQAGRYDLVLMDIQMPVMDGYQATSAIRAWEQSQKRDATPIIALTAHAFKEDIDKSQDAGCNAHLTKPIRKKTFLEAIRQHARRREPRAA
- the leuD gene encoding 3-isopropylmalate dehydratase small subunit; protein product: MDAFTTLTGLVAPLDRLNVDTDQIIPKQFLKTIKRTGLREGLFYDWRRRKDGSQDPAFFLNQPRYHNATMLLARDNFGCGSSREHAPWALLDQGFRCVLAPSFADIFYNNCFQNGILPVVLTGPQIQTLFEGVTDREGYQLTVDLAAQQVTAPDGATYHFEIDPFRKDCLYRGLDAIGLTLQQAGHITEYEQRRRTQAPWLFQDVR
- a CDS encoding NAD(P)-dependent oxidoreductase, translating into MNVALLGTGLLGQAVAERLHATGHHLSAYNRTPEKTLALQQQGIHIALTAGEAIAATDVVVLMLADATAIRAVLLDPSTSQALRNRTIIQMGTIGPSESGSIGEDIERLGGQYLEAPVLGSIAEAKSGTLLIMVGATPEQFVTWSPLLHALSSDVRLIGPVGKAAVMKLALNQLIAAETAAFALSLGLVRRGGVEVDTFMAVLRKSALYAPTFEKKLPRLAERNYARPNFSTRHLLKDVELTLAAADTAQLSPGGLPGVRSLLLDTIAMGLGDVDYSALYERVDPATSGSPDNLGQ
- the corA gene encoding magnesium/cobalt transporter CorA, whose product is MKLKHKHSRKAGLPPGTLVHIGEKKSETVTISVYEYGEGQFQERTVSKPDEIVMTGEPTVRWVDVGGIHKMDVLETFGKMFGLHPLLLEDIANTDQRPKLDDYGSYGYVVLKMLYEGDREGDINVEQVSLVFSENFLLSFQENGGDVFQGVKERLRNGKGRLRHAGADYLLYALMDSIVDRYFVILETLGERIEALQDLCVTNPGPETLRDIHGLKRQLLFLRRSVWPLRDVMNNLSRSDGQFLQGSTKVFFRDVYDHIIQIGDTIETLREMVSSMMEVYLSSVSYRLNGVMKVLTIITTIFMPLSFIASIYGMNFEHMPELKSPWGYPAVLGVMATTGMAMLYFFKQKKWL
- a CDS encoding 3'(2'),5'-bisphosphate nucleotidase CysQ, coding for MTMDRELSILSEALRQAGREALRFAAIGFDTYTKPDRSPVTSADLAVNQILRDSLSSAFPEDGWLSEETEDTEERLSRDRVWIVDPIDGTRSFVRGLPEFCLSVALVEHGVPVVAAIFNPATGECFSAIRGRGIRIDRQSDAGQPPFTPPERPLALVNPWEHRVGRFRTLEPHLHCRPIGSIAYALALVAAGQADAAVTLDGGNEWDIAAGVLLIEESGGRATTATGHPFTFNRADPRVTGTLAIGTALTSPARTHLMQLSAERTALRTPLP